Proteins encoded by one window of Micromonospora coxensis:
- a CDS encoding L,D-transpeptidase: MGRFTRVGAKVGALALAASLALTGCGDGEKKAEFVGGSTAPSADTPQAPQPGDTSAPAASLAVSPADGAKSRPVSTEISAKIPGGGKVSSVTLASADGKQVEGTMRRDGSSWVPSTPLKYGTTYTATVTGTGAGGETRQGTSTFTTMAKPKSMISSGLYLFDDRTYGVAMPVVVEFHPGIPKKDRAAVQKRMFVKTDPPQPGAWHWVYNGTQAYYRAPEYWKPGTTLDVRIALAGVPLSNGRYGNVDRSATAKIGRSFEMKVDNATKKMTVLQDGQVVRTIPVSLGKKSTPSSSGTMVVMEKKEKTVFDTMDSPEPENRYRIDIDFAQRLTWGGEYIHAAPWSEGVQGRQNVSHGCVNVSMAMGRWLFAQTKIGDPITVSGTSRKLAPGNGWTAWSLSWSEFVKGSALPVPEGGSGPLI, from the coding sequence ATGGGCAGGTTCACGCGGGTCGGGGCGAAGGTGGGCGCCCTGGCCCTGGCGGCGTCGCTGGCACTGACCGGGTGCGGCGACGGCGAGAAGAAGGCCGAGTTCGTGGGCGGCAGCACCGCCCCGAGCGCGGACACGCCGCAGGCTCCCCAGCCGGGCGACACGTCGGCCCCGGCGGCGAGCCTGGCGGTCAGCCCGGCGGACGGGGCGAAGAGCAGGCCGGTCAGCACCGAGATCAGCGCGAAGATCCCCGGCGGCGGGAAGGTGTCCTCGGTCACCCTCGCCTCCGCCGACGGCAAGCAGGTCGAGGGCACGATGCGGCGGGACGGCTCCTCGTGGGTGCCGTCGACGCCGCTGAAGTACGGCACCACCTACACCGCCACGGTGACCGGCACCGGCGCCGGGGGCGAGACCCGGCAGGGCACCAGCACCTTCACCACCATGGCCAAGCCGAAGTCGATGATCAGCTCCGGGCTGTACCTCTTCGACGACCGGACGTACGGCGTGGCCATGCCGGTCGTGGTGGAGTTCCACCCGGGCATCCCGAAGAAGGACCGGGCGGCGGTGCAGAAGCGGATGTTCGTCAAGACCGATCCGCCGCAGCCGGGCGCGTGGCACTGGGTCTACAACGGCACCCAGGCCTACTACCGGGCGCCGGAGTACTGGAAGCCCGGCACCACGCTCGACGTACGGATCGCGCTGGCCGGCGTCCCGCTGAGCAACGGCCGCTACGGCAACGTCGACCGGTCGGCGACCGCCAAGATCGGACGCTCCTTCGAGATGAAGGTCGACAACGCCACCAAGAAGATGACCGTCCTGCAGGACGGCCAGGTGGTCCGCACGATCCCGGTCAGCCTGGGCAAGAAGAGCACGCCCTCCTCCAGCGGCACCATGGTGGTGATGGAGAAGAAGGAGAAGACCGTCTTCGACACCATGGACTCCCCCGAGCCGGAGAACAGGTACCGCATCGACATCGACTTCGCCCAGCGCCTGACCTGGGGTGGCGAGTACATCCACGCGGCGCCCTGGTCCGAGGGCGTGCAGGGGCGGCAGAACGTGTCGCACGGGTGCGTCAACGTCTCCATGGCGATGGGCCGGTGGCTCTTCGCCCAGACGAAGATCGGTGACCCGATCACGGTCAGCGGCACCTCGCGCAAGCTGGCCCCGGGCAACGGCTGGACGGCCTGGAGCCTGAGCTGGTCGGAGTTCGTCAAGGGCAGCGCGCTGCCGGTGCCCGAGGGCGGCTCCGGACCGCTGATCTGA
- a CDS encoding Clp protease N-terminal domain-containing protein: protein MTEPIQIANPVRLDDLIQAIKKAHTDALDQLTDAVIAADHLGELADHLIGHFVDQARRSGASWTEIGNSMGVSKQAAQKRSAAKVEAAATLDPAAGFSRFTPRARNVVMASQNEARGTGHAEIRPEHLVLGLLAEPEAVAALAVVEEGVSLDDVRRAATAALPPPAERVPDLIPFDAQGKKALELTFREALRLGHNYVGTEHILLALLELEDGAGVLSGLGLDKAGVEGRIVAALARYR, encoded by the coding sequence ATGACGGAGCCCATCCAGATCGCCAATCCGGTACGCCTCGACGACCTGATCCAGGCGATCAAGAAAGCCCACACCGACGCCCTCGACCAGCTCACCGACGCCGTCATCGCGGCCGACCACCTGGGCGAGCTGGCCGACCACCTGATCGGCCACTTCGTCGACCAGGCCCGCCGCTCCGGCGCCTCGTGGACCGAGATCGGCAACAGCATGGGGGTCAGCAAGCAGGCCGCCCAGAAGCGTTCCGCCGCCAAGGTCGAGGCCGCCGCGACCCTCGACCCGGCCGCCGGCTTCAGCCGCTTCACCCCCCGGGCCCGCAACGTGGTGATGGCCTCGCAGAACGAGGCCCGCGGCACCGGGCACGCCGAGATCCGTCCGGAGCACCTGGTGCTCGGGCTGCTCGCCGAACCGGAGGCGGTCGCCGCGCTCGCCGTCGTCGAGGAGGGCGTGTCGCTGGACGACGTACGGCGGGCGGCCACCGCGGCCCTGCCGCCGCCGGCGGAGCGGGTGCCCGACCTGATCCCGTTCGACGCCCAGGGCAAGAAGGCGCTGGAGCTGACGTTCCGGGAGGCGCTGCGGCTCGGGCACAACTACGTCGGCACCGAGCACATCCTGCTCGCCCTGCTGGAGTTGGAGGACGGCGCCGGGGTCCTCTCCGGCCTGGGACTGGACAAGGCCGGGGTCGAGGGGCGGATCGTCGCCGCCCTGGCGCGCTACCGGTGA
- a CDS encoding DNA repair protein, producing the protein MPMQPNDRYQQDSERAWQAAEAAGRFPAQPPYREARTGRGANAALSWSDLNSLPAGASSRRGLNTR; encoded by the coding sequence ATGCCGATGCAGCCGAATGACCGGTACCAGCAGGACAGCGAGCGGGCGTGGCAGGCGGCGGAGGCCGCCGGACGGTTCCCCGCCCAGCCGCCGTACCGCGAGGCCCGGACCGGACGCGGGGCGAATGCCGCGCTCTCCTGGAGCGACCTGAACAGCCTGCCGGCCGGCGCCTCCTCGCGCCGGGGCCTCAACACCCGCTGA
- a CDS encoding GNAT family N-acetyltransferase, with protein sequence MLDRRLHLHLVTWLGQWPAGPGLHVVGSRRRARPAWDGRLRPAIGVRAPSGDTVLSVPPERVEAIRALARGPRAGLLAALPAAVGQPGWAVHQDTFRWSVAPAPLPEVGQWCAPTDPALPSWLRLFDREVLVVRDDGGGYLAGVGIKRHDAHGHELAVGTVPAARGRGLARRLVAQAARRVLDEGAVPTYRHDPANLASARVADAAGFPDRGWESFGVYPP encoded by the coding sequence GTGCTCGACCGCCGGCTCCACCTGCACCTGGTCACCTGGCTGGGCCAGTGGCCGGCCGGTCCCGGCCTGCACGTGGTGGGTTCCCGTCGGCGGGCGCGGCCGGCCTGGGACGGCCGGCTCCGCCCGGCGATCGGCGTGCGGGCCCCCTCCGGCGACACGGTGCTCTCGGTGCCCCCGGAGCGGGTCGAGGCGATCCGCGCGCTGGCCCGTGGCCCGCGCGCCGGTCTCCTCGCGGCGCTGCCCGCCGCGGTCGGCCAGCCGGGCTGGGCGGTGCACCAGGACACCTTCCGCTGGAGTGTCGCCCCGGCGCCGCTGCCCGAGGTGGGGCAGTGGTGTGCCCCCACCGATCCCGCCCTCCCCTCCTGGCTGCGCCTGTTCGACCGGGAGGTCCTGGTGGTCCGCGACGACGGCGGCGGCTACCTCGCCGGGGTGGGGATCAAGCGGCACGACGCGCACGGCCACGAACTGGCGGTGGGCACGGTGCCGGCGGCGCGCGGCCGGGGGCTGGCCCGGCGGCTGGTCGCCCAGGCGGCCCGCCGGGTGCTCGACGAGGGGGCGGTGCCGACGTACCGCCACGATCCGGCCAACCTCGCCTCGGCGCGGGTCGCCGACGCGGCCGGATTCCCGGACCGGGGCTGGGAGTCGTTCGGCGTCTATCCGCCCTGA
- a CDS encoding STAS domain-containing protein: MRVDVRSEAGGRVVLRPVGEVDMSTAAVLDRAVDAALDRPETVQVVVDLAEVPFLDSTGLAALLRGAAEAVGRGASLRVVDPQPVVARVLRITAVDTLLGLTSGRQAPPESDPGATAA; this comes from the coding sequence ATGCGGGTGGACGTGCGGAGCGAGGCCGGCGGGCGAGTCGTCCTCCGCCCGGTCGGCGAGGTCGACATGTCCACCGCCGCCGTCCTGGACCGGGCCGTGGACGCCGCCCTCGACCGTCCGGAGACGGTGCAGGTGGTCGTCGATCTCGCCGAGGTGCCCTTCCTCGACTCGACCGGGCTGGCGGCCCTGCTGCGGGGCGCCGCCGAGGCGGTGGGCCGGGGCGCCTCGCTCCGGGTGGTCGACCCGCAGCCCGTGGTCGCCCGGGTCCTGCGGATCACCGCCGTCGACACGCTCCTCGGCCTCACCTCCGGGCGCCAGGCGCCACCCGAGTCCGACCCTGGCGCCACCGCCGCGTAG
- a CDS encoding toxin-antitoxin system HicB family antitoxin: protein MELRAYVDAIRHQLAVAAAAGGDDARELAERLTAPLDSAIRLALLDALSEAATEITRDLAPGSVDLRLRDREPSFVVTPPPAEQWADEAEPVAPPPPSPTRPPADGEDEATVRISLRLPEHLKTRVEQAAAQAGVSINTWLIRAATAAVDADSQHHRAETPRRSGTATGGQRFTGWVR from the coding sequence ATGGAACTCCGTGCTTACGTCGACGCGATCCGGCACCAGCTCGCGGTGGCCGCCGCCGCAGGCGGTGACGACGCCCGGGAACTGGCCGAGCGGCTCACCGCACCGCTGGACTCCGCGATCCGGCTCGCCCTGCTCGACGCGCTCTCCGAGGCGGCCACCGAGATCACTCGCGACCTCGCGCCCGGTTCGGTCGACCTGCGCCTGCGCGACCGGGAGCCCAGCTTCGTCGTGACACCGCCGCCGGCCGAGCAGTGGGCCGACGAGGCGGAGCCGGTGGCGCCACCACCGCCGAGTCCGACACGGCCCCCCGCCGACGGCGAGGACGAGGCGACCGTACGGATCAGCCTGCGCCTGCCGGAGCACCTGAAGACGCGCGTCGAGCAGGCCGCCGCCCAGGCCGGCGTCTCGATCAACACCTGGCTGATCCGGGCGGCGACCGCCGCCGTCGACGCCGACAGCCAGCACCACCGGGCCGAGACCCCCCGGCGATCCGGCACGGCCACCGGCGGCCAGCGCTTCACCGGCTGGGTGCGCTAG
- a CDS encoding DUF4097 family beta strand repeat-containing protein, translating into MPSFDTPAPISASVELVAGDVRITAGPRTDTVVQVRPADEADERDVRAAAQTRVEYASGRLVVHGPRQPHFGIFGRTGSVEVTIELPAGSAVEGKLGVGAVNCSGSLADCRLRTGAGDLQVEDADTVHLHTGHGAAIAENVAGDADLATGSGKLSVRAVGGRAVLKNGNGDTWIGDTRGDLRVNAANGHVAAEHAAASVTANTANGDIRIGELVRGSATLRTAAGRIQVGIRRGTAARLDLHTQFGKVRNDLDATAGPGDSDEKAEVRARTAFGDILIHRS; encoded by the coding sequence ATGCCATCCTTCGACACCCCCGCACCGATCTCGGCATCGGTCGAACTCGTCGCCGGCGACGTGCGGATCACCGCCGGCCCGCGCACCGACACCGTCGTCCAGGTGCGCCCGGCCGACGAGGCGGACGAGCGCGACGTGCGCGCCGCCGCGCAGACCCGGGTGGAGTACGCCTCCGGCCGCCTCGTGGTCCACGGGCCCAGACAGCCCCACTTCGGCATCTTCGGCCGGACCGGCTCCGTCGAGGTGACCATCGAGCTGCCGGCCGGCTCCGCCGTGGAGGGGAAGCTGGGCGTCGGCGCGGTCAACTGCTCCGGCTCGCTGGCCGACTGCCGCCTGCGCACCGGCGCGGGAGACCTCCAGGTCGAGGACGCCGACACCGTCCACCTGCACACCGGCCACGGCGCCGCCATCGCGGAGAACGTGGCCGGCGACGCGGACCTCGCCACCGGCTCCGGGAAGCTCAGCGTCCGCGCCGTCGGCGGGCGCGCGGTGCTGAAGAACGGCAACGGCGACACCTGGATCGGCGACACCCGGGGTGACCTGCGGGTCAACGCCGCGAACGGTCACGTCGCCGCCGAGCACGCCGCCGCCTCGGTCACGGCGAACACCGCCAACGGTGACATCCGCATCGGTGAGCTGGTCCGCGGATCGGCCACGTTGCGCACCGCCGCCGGGCGCATCCAGGTCGGGATCCGCCGGGGCACGGCGGCCCGGCTCGACCTGCACACCCAGTTCGGCAAGGTACGCAATGACCTGGACGCCACCGCCGGTCCCGGCGACAGCGACGAGAAGGCCGAGGTGCGGGCGCGTACCGCGTTCGGCGACATCCTGATCCACCGCTCCTGA
- a CDS encoding ATP-binding cassette domain-containing protein, which translates to MAATTATRPAISVSGLRKTFGDKLVLDGIDLMVTEGTIFSLLGPNGAGKTTVVRILSTLVPADAGSVRVAGHDLARQPQGVRASIGVTGQFSAVDNLLTGEENLRLMADLHHLGRVEGRRRVARLIDRFDLGEMARKPAQVYSGGMRRRLDLAMTLVGDPRLIFLDEPTTGLDPRSRQAMWEIIRGLVAEGVTVFLTTQYLDEADQLADRIALLDQGRIVVEGTPDELKRRIPGGHILLRFADPAALDTAAGVLTVAQRDDAALTLQIPGGDDVRSLRAVLDRLDDAHVEVDQLSIHTPDLDDVFFAFTGTPATAAHATTGGHR; encoded by the coding sequence ATGGCGGCGACGACCGCTACCCGGCCGGCCATCTCGGTGTCCGGTCTGCGCAAGACGTTCGGGGACAAGCTCGTCCTCGACGGCATCGATCTCATGGTCACCGAGGGAACGATCTTCTCGCTGCTCGGGCCCAACGGCGCGGGCAAGACCACCGTGGTGCGGATCCTGTCCACCCTGGTGCCCGCCGACGCCGGCTCGGTCCGCGTCGCCGGCCACGACCTCGCCCGGCAGCCCCAGGGCGTACGGGCGTCGATCGGGGTGACCGGCCAGTTCTCCGCCGTCGACAACCTGCTCACCGGCGAGGAGAACCTCAGGCTGATGGCCGACCTCCACCACCTCGGCCGCGTCGAGGGCAGACGCCGCGTCGCCCGGCTGATCGACCGCTTCGACCTCGGGGAGATGGCGCGCAAGCCGGCCCAGGTCTACTCCGGGGGGATGCGCCGCCGCCTCGACCTGGCGATGACCCTGGTCGGCGACCCGAGGCTGATCTTCCTCGACGAACCGACCACCGGCCTCGACCCCCGCAGCCGGCAGGCGATGTGGGAGATCATCCGGGGGCTCGTCGCCGAGGGCGTCACCGTCTTCCTGACCACCCAGTACCTCGACGAGGCCGATCAGCTCGCCGACCGCATCGCCCTGCTCGACCAGGGCCGCATCGTCGTCGAGGGCACCCCCGACGAACTCAAGCGCCGCATCCCCGGCGGGCACATCCTGCTGCGCTTCGCCGACCCGGCCGCGCTGGACACCGCCGCCGGCGTGCTCACCGTCGCCCAGCGCGACGACGCCGCCCTCACCCTGCAGATCCCCGGCGGTGACGACGTCCGCTCCCTGCGGGCCGTGCTCGACCGGCTCGACGACGCACACGTCGAGGTCGACCAGCTCTCGATCCACACCCCGGACCTGGACGACGTCTTCTTCGCCTTCACCGGCACGCCCGCCACCGCCGCCCACGCCACCACCGGGGGACACCGATGA
- a CDS encoding ABC transporter permease has product MTSLAHTVTDSATMLRRQLRHMQRYPSLTGMLIGMPVVLLLLFVYVFGETLGAGLPVADGDRGAYLDYLVPGMLLFGAAGAAQGTAISIAMDTTEGIVDRFRTMAIARAAVLTGHVLGSLIQTMLCLAVLLGVAVAIGFRPTATALEWLAAAGVLTAITFALIWLSVALGLVSDSVETASNLPMFLILLPFLGSGFVPTDTMPAGLRWFAEHQPFTPVIETLRGLLLGTGIGDSAVYALAWCAAISLLSYLWARRAFHRRAAR; this is encoded by the coding sequence ATGACCAGCCTCGCCCACACCGTGACCGACTCGGCGACCATGCTGCGCCGACAGCTGCGCCACATGCAGCGTTACCCCTCGCTGACCGGGATGCTGATCGGCATGCCGGTCGTGCTCCTGCTGCTGTTCGTCTACGTCTTCGGCGAGACCCTCGGCGCCGGACTCCCCGTCGCGGACGGTGACCGCGGCGCCTACCTCGACTACCTGGTGCCCGGCATGTTGCTCTTCGGCGCGGCCGGCGCCGCGCAGGGCACCGCCATCTCCATCGCGATGGACACGACCGAGGGCATCGTGGACCGCTTCCGCACCATGGCCATCGCCCGCGCCGCCGTGCTGACCGGCCACGTCCTCGGCAGCCTGATCCAGACCATGCTCTGCCTCGCCGTCCTGCTCGGCGTGGCGGTGGCCATCGGCTTCCGGCCCACCGCCACCGCGCTGGAGTGGCTCGCCGCCGCCGGCGTGCTCACCGCGATCACGTTCGCGCTCATCTGGCTGTCGGTCGCCCTCGGCCTCGTCAGCGACAGCGTGGAGACCGCCAGCAACCTGCCCATGTTCCTGATCCTCCTGCCCTTCCTGGGCAGCGGCTTCGTGCCCACCGACACCATGCCCGCCGGCCTGCGGTGGTTCGCCGAGCACCAGCCGTTCACGCCGGTGATCGAGACGCTGCGCGGGCTGCTGCTCGGCACGGGCATCGGCGACAGCGCGGTCTACGCGCTGGCCTGGTGCGCGGCGATCTCGCTGCTGTCCTACCTGTGGGCCAGGCGCGCGTTCCACCGGCGGGCGGCCCGCTAG
- a CDS encoding glycoside hydrolase family 3 N-terminal domain-containing protein: MGLDPGLRRLALGTLLAAYPGPVPPDWAVDLVTDGLAGHTLFGTNVHDPAQVAASTAALRAGRADVLVAIDEEGGDVTRLAHATGSPYPGNAALGAVDDTTLTRQVYAAIGAELAALGVTVDLAPTVDVNTADENPVIGTRSFGADPARVAAHSAAAVEGLQSTGVAACAKHFPGHGATVADSHHELPTVDASPAVLRERDLPPFAAVISAGVRAIMTAHIRVPALTGDGPATFSRAVLVDLLRRDYGFTGTVITDALEMKGAALAAGGVGPAAVLALAAGADLLCVGAKVDAALVEHVVAEIVTAIGDGRLDRARVEEAAGRAAALAGWTRAAGATATTPTDLGYAAARRAVRVEGDVTGLGRPLVVQVHATSTIAEGRVPWGLGPHLVGLEELRVVAGEIEPAELGRLAAGRPIVLVGRHLHRSPGGTALVDALAAACPVTVVEMGWPGGWRPAGVRAFVTTFGASHANGRAAAEALGLV; this comes from the coding sequence GTGGGGCTGGATCCAGGACTGCGTCGGCTCGCGCTGGGCACGTTGCTCGCCGCGTACCCGGGGCCGGTGCCCCCGGACTGGGCCGTCGACCTGGTCACCGACGGGCTGGCCGGGCACACGCTCTTCGGCACCAACGTCCACGACCCGGCCCAGGTGGCGGCGAGCACCGCCGCGCTGCGGGCCGGCCGGGCCGACGTGCTGGTCGCCATCGACGAGGAGGGCGGCGACGTCACCCGGCTGGCGCACGCCACCGGCAGCCCGTACCCGGGCAACGCCGCGCTCGGCGCGGTCGACGACACCACCCTCACCCGGCAGGTCTACGCGGCCATCGGGGCGGAGCTGGCCGCCCTCGGCGTCACCGTGGACCTGGCTCCCACCGTCGACGTGAACACCGCCGACGAGAACCCGGTGATCGGCACCCGCTCGTTCGGCGCGGACCCGGCCCGGGTCGCCGCGCACTCCGCCGCCGCCGTCGAGGGCCTCCAGTCCACCGGTGTCGCCGCCTGCGCCAAGCACTTCCCCGGCCACGGCGCCACCGTCGCCGACTCGCACCACGAACTGCCCACCGTGGACGCCTCGCCGGCCGTGCTGCGCGAACGGGACCTGCCGCCCTTCGCCGCGGTGATCTCCGCCGGGGTCCGGGCGATCATGACCGCGCACATCCGGGTGCCGGCGCTCACCGGCGACGGGCCGGCCACGTTCAGCCGGGCCGTCCTGGTCGACCTGCTCCGCCGCGACTACGGCTTCACCGGCACGGTGATCACCGACGCGCTGGAGATGAAGGGCGCCGCGCTCGCCGCCGGCGGGGTCGGGCCGGCCGCCGTGCTCGCCCTGGCCGCCGGGGCGGACCTGCTCTGCGTCGGCGCGAAGGTGGACGCCGCGCTGGTCGAGCACGTGGTCGCCGAGATCGTGACGGCGATCGGGGACGGCCGGCTGGACCGGGCCCGGGTGGAGGAGGCCGCCGGCCGCGCCGCCGCGCTCGCCGGCTGGACCCGGGCCGCCGGCGCCACCGCCACCACCCCCACCGACCTCGGGTACGCCGCCGCGCGGCGGGCGGTCCGGGTCGAGGGGGACGTGACCGGCCTGGGCCGGCCGCTGGTGGTGCAGGTGCACGCCACCTCCACCATCGCCGAGGGCCGGGTGCCGTGGGGGTTGGGCCCGCACCTGGTCGGCCTGGAGGAGCTCCGCGTGGTGGCCGGCGAGATCGAGCCGGCCGAGCTGGGCCGGCTCGCCGCGGGACGGCCCATCGTGCTGGTCGGCCGGCACCTGCACCGGTCGCCCGGGGGCACCGCGCTGGTCGACGCGCTGGCGGCGGCGTGCCCGGTGACGGTGGTCGAGATGGGCTGGCCGGGCGGGTGGCGGCCGGCCGGCGTACGCGCCTTCGTCACCACCTTCGGCGCGAGCCACGCCAACGGCCGGGCGGCGGCCGAGGCGCTCGGCCTGGTCTGA
- a CDS encoding ROK family transcriptional regulator: MSATRLPGTPRLLRALNDRAALELLLERGPLTRARLGELTGLSKVTASQLVERLEERGLVARVGEQAGGRGPNAQLYAVRPGSAYVVGVDVGAERVVAACADITGAVVGRVEQSTRDTDDPVGVVHNAVVQAASSAGAELSSVRRVVLGTPGLVDPATGDITFAFNLPRWHRGLLAALREDLHTPVVFENDVNLAAVAEAQSGAARGLTDFVLVWVGAGVGLAIVLGGRLHHGSSGAAGEIGYLPVPGVPIPRDVSRRAKPAFQQLAGADAVRAVAREHGFDAADAAGAVRAAIAAGTQGGPVLDELARRLALGVASTCVVLDPPLVVLAGEVGQAGGAALAERVQHEVAAITLVRPRVVATGLTEEPILHGALRTALDAVRDEVFGSTVG, translated from the coding sequence ATGAGTGCGACCCGGCTGCCCGGCACCCCCCGCCTGTTGCGGGCGCTCAACGACCGAGCGGCCCTGGAGCTGCTGCTGGAGCGAGGCCCGCTCACCCGGGCCCGGCTCGGCGAGCTGACCGGCCTGTCCAAGGTCACCGCCTCGCAGCTGGTGGAGCGGCTGGAGGAGCGCGGGCTGGTCGCCCGGGTCGGTGAGCAGGCCGGCGGGCGGGGCCCGAACGCCCAGCTCTACGCGGTCCGGCCGGGCAGCGCGTACGTGGTGGGCGTGGACGTCGGCGCGGAGCGGGTGGTCGCCGCGTGCGCGGACATCACCGGCGCGGTGGTCGGCCGGGTCGAGCAGTCCACCCGGGACACCGACGACCCGGTCGGCGTGGTGCACAACGCGGTGGTGCAGGCGGCCAGCAGCGCCGGGGCGGAGCTGTCCAGCGTCCGCCGGGTGGTGCTCGGCACCCCGGGCCTGGTGGACCCGGCCACCGGCGACATCACCTTCGCGTTCAACCTGCCCCGCTGGCACCGGGGCCTGCTCGCCGCGCTCCGCGAGGACCTGCACACCCCGGTCGTCTTCGAAAACGACGTCAACCTGGCGGCGGTGGCCGAGGCGCAGTCCGGCGCGGCCCGGGGGTTGACGGACTTCGTCCTGGTCTGGGTCGGCGCCGGTGTCGGTCTGGCGATCGTGCTCGGTGGGCGGCTGCACCACGGCAGCAGCGGCGCGGCCGGCGAGATCGGCTACCTGCCGGTGCCCGGGGTGCCCATCCCGCGTGACGTCTCGCGCCGGGCCAAGCCGGCGTTCCAGCAGCTCGCCGGGGCGGACGCGGTCCGGGCGGTGGCGCGCGAGCACGGCTTCGACGCCGCCGACGCGGCCGGCGCCGTGCGCGCCGCCATCGCGGCCGGCACCCAGGGCGGCCCGGTGCTCGACGAGCTGGCCCGCCGGCTGGCCCTCGGGGTGGCCAGCACCTGCGTGGTGCTGGACCCGCCGCTGGTGGTGCTCGCCGGGGAGGTCGGGCAGGCCGGTGGCGCGGCGCTGGCCGAGCGGGTGCAGCACGAGGTGGCCGCGATCACCCTGGTCCGGCCCCGGGTGGTCGCCACCGGGCTGACCGAGGAGCCGATCCTGCACGGCGCGCTGCGCACCGCGCTGGACGCCGTCCGCGACGAGGTGTTCGGCTCCACCGTCGGCTGA
- a CDS encoding ABC transporter permease subunit, translating into MKLVRAEVERLLARRFVQLMVVLLGFAFVVTTVTTVLGSHQPSASEVAEARAQVSEAIRGLEVEYQRCLRIKAGEVPLDQAGYVPADCSELDPALQERLPVVADYLPGVFVFGQQAEPLLYFLIAFLLLFGFLVGASYIGADITSGGVVNLLLWRPRRLTVLGTKLGALIGVVAALSVAATVVYLGTFWMIGQTAGLPGRMDGPFWQNLGAIWGRGVALVLLASALGFGIATLGRHTSAALGAVAAYGVVWELGARVVFEILDVARVDQLMLSTYVGAWLTGRVELYDDMVCGDGPGGLGLCTGSYTITWAPALAILLTLVGAVTVSAFAVFRRRDLI; encoded by the coding sequence GTGAAGCTGGTCCGCGCCGAGGTGGAGCGGCTGCTCGCCCGTCGTTTCGTGCAGCTGATGGTGGTGCTGCTGGGGTTCGCGTTCGTGGTCACGACGGTGACCACCGTGCTCGGGTCGCACCAGCCGTCGGCGAGTGAGGTGGCCGAGGCCCGGGCCCAGGTCTCCGAGGCGATCCGTGGTCTGGAGGTCGAGTACCAACGCTGCCTGCGGATCAAGGCCGGCGAGGTCCCGCTCGACCAGGCCGGGTACGTGCCGGCCGACTGCAGCGAGCTGGACCCGGCGTTGCAGGAGCGGCTGCCGGTCGTCGCCGACTACCTGCCCGGGGTCTTCGTCTTCGGGCAGCAGGCCGAGCCGCTGCTCTACTTCCTGATCGCCTTCCTGCTGCTGTTCGGGTTCCTGGTCGGCGCCTCGTACATCGGGGCCGACATCACCTCCGGCGGGGTGGTCAACCTGCTGCTGTGGCGGCCACGCCGGCTGACCGTGCTCGGCACCAAGCTGGGCGCGCTGATCGGCGTGGTGGCCGCGCTATCGGTGGCCGCCACCGTCGTCTACCTGGGCACCTTCTGGATGATCGGGCAGACCGCCGGGCTGCCGGGCCGGATGGACGGCCCGTTCTGGCAGAACCTGGGGGCGATCTGGGGGCGCGGCGTGGCGTTGGTGCTGCTCGCGTCCGCGCTCGGGTTCGGCATCGCCACGTTGGGCCGGCACACCTCGGCGGCGCTGGGCGCGGTGGCCGCGTACGGGGTGGTGTGGGAGCTGGGGGCGCGGGTGGTCTTCGAGATCCTCGACGTGGCCCGGGTCGACCAGCTGATGCTCTCGACGTACGTGGGCGCCTGGCTGACCGGCCGGGTCGAGCTCTACGACGACATGGTCTGCGGCGACGGCCCGGGAGGGCTGGGTCTCTGCACCGGCAGTTACACGATCACCTGGGCGCCGGCGCTGGCGATCCTGCTCACGCTGGTCGGCGCGGTGACCGTGTCGGCGTTCGCGGTGTTCCGTCGCCGGGACCTGATCTGA